The proteins below come from a single Eucalyptus grandis isolate ANBG69807.140 chromosome 3, ASM1654582v1, whole genome shotgun sequence genomic window:
- the LOC104437552 gene encoding RNA polymerase II C-terminal domain phosphatase-like 4 isoform X3: MCMRCGKSLEEKSGVTFGYIHKGLWLANDEIARLRKTDMKNLLRYKKLYLILDLDHTLLNSTSLAHISSDEEHLRGKVDSREDVSKGSLFILEHMHTMTKLRPFVRTFLKEASEMFEMYIYTMGDRSYALEMAKLLDPKREYFHERVISRDDGTQRHQKGLDVVLGQESYVLILDDTEQAWTKHKDNLLLMERYHYFASSCQQFGFSCKSLSEMETDENEGDGALATVIGVLKRVHTIFFHELEDELAGRDVRQVLKTLRKEVLEGCKIIFSRVFPTHFPARQHQLWKMAEQLGATCTVDLDDSVTHVVATDAGTEKSRWAVKEKKSLVHPRWIEASFYFWKRQPEESFSVDQKASS; encoded by the exons ATGTGCATGCGTTGTGGCAAATCCCTTGAAGAGAAATCAGGTGTAACATTTGGCTATATACATAAG GGTTTATGGCTTGCTAATGATGAGATTGCTCGATTGCGGAAGACAGATATGAAAAATTTGCTACGTTACAAAAAGCTTTACTTGATCCTTGACTTAGATCACACACTCCTTAATTCAACTTCGCTTGCCCATATTAGTTCAGATGAGGAACACCTGAGAGGCAAAGTAGATTCTCGGGAAG ACGTCTCTAAAGGCAGCCTCTTCATCTTGGAGCATATGCATACAATGACCAAGTTGAGACCCTTTGTGCGGACCTTCTTAAAGGAAGCTAGTGAAATGTTCGAGATGTATATATACACAATGGGCGATCGATCCTACGCCCTGGAAATGGCTAAGCTACTTGACCCCAAAAGAGAGTACTTCCATGAAAGAGTTATCTCCCGAGATGATGGTACCCAAAGACACCAAAAAGGACTTGATGTGGTGCTGGGCCAAGAAAGTTATGTACTGATATTAGATGATACAGAGCAG GCATGGACAAAGCACAAGGACAATTTGTTACTGATGGAAAGATATCATTACTTTGCTTCAAGCTGTCAACAATTTGGATTCTCTTGTAAATCACTTTCTGAGATGGAGACAGATGAAAACGAGGGTGATGGAGCCCTTGCCACTGTTATTGGAGTCCTCAAACGGGTCCATACCATATTTTTTCAT GAACTCGAGGACGAGCTTGCTGGCAGAGACGTTAGACAG GTTTTGAAGACGCTTCGCAAGGAAGTCCTTGAAGGCTGTAAGATCATCTTCAGCCGTGTGTTTCCAACCCACTTTCCTGCCAGGCAACACCAGCTTTGGAAGATGGCGGAGCAGTTGGGAGCCACATGCACGGTGGACCTCGATGATTCAGTGACCCATGTGGTTGCGACGGATGCTGGGACGGAGAAGTCGCGTTGGGCTGTCAAGGAAAAGAAGTCGCTGGTCCATCCGCGGTGGATTGAAGCTTCCTTCTATTTCTGGAAGAGGCAACCAGAAGAGAGCTTCTCCGTCGACCAAAAAGCCAGTAGTTAG